The following are from one region of the Prosthecobacter sp. genome:
- a CDS encoding MFS transporter, which translates to MIFSTSGTAEHEAALNRARSKAYRRLLPLLFVSYMIAYVDRQNVAVAKLTMTRDLPGFDNAVIGFGAGIFFLGYFLLEIPGTLMVERWSARKWICRIMITWGVMAGLTAAVTTPWQFYTVRFLLGLAEAGFFPGVVVYLTHWFPSRDRARALATFLVATPMAQIISPKISNWLLAIGHGDQPPVLGMVGWQWVYVFWAIPAVVLGFFVYFWLVDRPKQAKWLTAEEGEALESELERERAETRKGKRMTVIQALKHPKVLLLALVYFCTVTGSYGIEFFMPSILKSWYAMDMNQLTWLIMLPPAVAMVGQLFMGWSSDRFKERRWHAVLPIVMGSAALGIMPHTQGNLVLTMVCLMLAFAGFKSYMPAFWALPSLFLTESAAAGSIGLINSIGNLGGFLGPYVLGTVEKVTGSFVGGLYYLCCSMLAAAAIIFSFGLGKKEPVSTKLASD; encoded by the coding sequence ATGATTTTCTCCACTTCTGGCACCGCCGAGCATGAAGCTGCGCTGAACCGTGCACGGTCCAAAGCTTACCGACGGCTGCTGCCGCTGCTGTTTGTGAGCTACATGATCGCCTATGTGGACCGGCAGAACGTGGCGGTGGCGAAGCTGACGATGACGCGTGACCTGCCTGGCTTTGACAACGCGGTCATCGGCTTTGGCGCGGGCATTTTCTTCCTCGGCTACTTCCTGCTGGAGATTCCGGGCACGTTGATGGTGGAGCGCTGGAGCGCGCGGAAGTGGATCTGCCGCATCATGATCACCTGGGGCGTGATGGCGGGTCTCACAGCGGCGGTGACGACGCCCTGGCAGTTCTACACGGTGCGCTTCCTGCTGGGACTCGCCGAGGCCGGTTTCTTCCCCGGTGTGGTGGTGTATTTGACGCACTGGTTCCCCAGTCGTGATCGTGCGCGTGCGCTGGCGACCTTCCTCGTCGCCACACCCATGGCTCAGATCATCAGTCCGAAAATTTCCAACTGGCTGCTCGCCATCGGCCACGGCGATCAGCCACCAGTGCTCGGCATGGTGGGCTGGCAGTGGGTGTATGTGTTCTGGGCCATACCTGCCGTGGTGCTGGGCTTCTTTGTGTACTTCTGGCTCGTGGACCGGCCGAAGCAGGCGAAATGGCTGACCGCCGAGGAAGGCGAAGCCCTGGAGTCCGAGTTGGAGCGTGAACGGGCCGAGACACGCAAAGGCAAACGCATGACCGTGATCCAGGCGCTGAAGCACCCGAAGGTGCTGCTGCTCGCACTGGTGTATTTCTGCACCGTCACCGGCAGCTATGGCATCGAGTTCTTCATGCCGAGCATTTTGAAGTCCTGGTATGCCATGGACATGAACCAGCTCACCTGGCTCATCATGTTGCCGCCTGCCGTTGCCATGGTCGGGCAGCTTTTCATGGGCTGGAGCTCGGATCGCTTCAAAGAACGTCGCTGGCATGCCGTGCTGCCCATTGTCATGGGTTCTGCCGCGCTGGGGATCATGCCGCACACGCAGGGGAATCTGGTGCTGACCATGGTGTGCCTGATGCTCGCCTTTGCCGGGTTCAAGAGCTACATGCCCGCCTTCTGGGCGCTGCCCAGCCTGTTCCTCACCGAGTCTGCGGCAGCGGGGAGCATCGGCCTCATCAACTCCATCGGCAATCTCGGTGGTTTCCTTGGCCCTTACGTGCTGGGAACTGTTGAAAAGGTCACAGGATCGTTCGTGGGCGGCCTGTATTACCTGTGCTGCTCCATGCTGGCGGCGGCGGCGATCATCTTCAGCTTCGGGCTGGGGAAGAAGGAGCCGGTCTCCACGAAGCTTGCTTCTGATTAG
- the ruvB gene encoding Holliday junction branch migration DNA helicase RuvB produces the protein MNPALNEPDSPFDLALRPADFSEFHGQTKVKEQLLVMVEAAKMRGESLDHVLLCGPPGLGKTTLANLIANAVGTKLHTTSGPQIERAGDLAGILTNLQERDILFIDEIHRLHPSIEEYLYPAIEDFRLDIIIDQGPKARTIRIDLPPFTLVGATTRAGMLTAPMRSRFGIPNRLDYYTPDEIQHILMRSARLLNVPIEPEGAHEIARRSRGTPRIANHLLRWVRDFAQVKAQNIVTEDVARQALTMRDIDESGLDEMDTRILEAIIGKFDGGPVGMGSVAVAVGEDASTLEDVHEPYLVMQGYLKRTPRGRVAMPAAYRKLGLIPPTTGQVELF, from the coding sequence GTGAACCCCGCGCTCAACGAACCTGACTCACCCTTCGATCTCGCCCTCCGTCCGGCGGATTTTTCGGAGTTCCACGGCCAGACCAAGGTCAAAGAGCAGCTTCTCGTCATGGTTGAGGCCGCGAAGATGCGCGGCGAATCTTTGGATCACGTTTTACTGTGCGGACCGCCCGGTTTGGGCAAGACCACGCTCGCCAATCTCATCGCCAACGCCGTCGGCACCAAGCTGCACACCACCAGCGGCCCGCAGATCGAACGCGCGGGCGATCTCGCCGGCATCCTAACGAATTTGCAGGAGCGGGACATCCTCTTCATCGACGAAATTCACCGCCTGCATCCCAGCATCGAGGAATACCTGTATCCGGCCATCGAGGACTTCCGTCTCGACATCATCATCGACCAGGGACCGAAAGCGCGCACCATCCGCATCGACCTGCCGCCCTTCACGCTTGTGGGAGCCACCACCCGCGCCGGCATGCTCACCGCACCGATGCGTTCACGTTTCGGCATCCCGAACCGCCTCGATTACTACACGCCCGATGAGATCCAGCACATCCTCATGCGCTCCGCCCGCCTGCTCAATGTGCCTATCGAACCCGAAGGCGCGCACGAAATCGCCCGCCGCTCACGTGGCACGCCGCGCATCGCCAATCACCTGCTGCGCTGGGTGCGCGACTTCGCGCAGGTGAAGGCGCAGAACATCGTCACCGAGGATGTGGCACGTCAGGCGCTCACCATGCGCGACATCGACGAATCCGGTCTCGATGAAATGGACACGCGCATCCTCGAAGCCATCATCGGCAAATTCGACGGCGGCCCAGTCGGCATGGGCAGCGTCGCCGTCGCCGTCGGCGAAGACGCCAGCACCCTCGAAGACGTGCATGAGCCGTATCTCGTCATGCAAGGCTACCTCAAACGCACCCCACGTGGTCGCGTCGCCATGCCCGCCGCCTACCGCAAACTCGGCCTTATTCCGCCGACCACGGGACAGGTGGAGTTGTTTTGA
- a CDS encoding tetratricopeptide repeat protein has translation MKFAVLRSLFAVLAVVTVFCPQASAQDDDLNIQTLFEKAGSLMEESNWEGALVPLERIMKEYGPSGYTDFGPAFGVMHYRYGFCLKNLKRLDDALKAYEACYTQGKNAKDTPKDKLNPVWELSLLEMGIIKQAQGKYAEAIKDYEAFARQPAPAGTYDDGAFRVQVASCYSKAGMPDKAKALLDQLISGAGGVTPKAEGVFRAFLSLLDSWTAKDAANHAETEKAAHAFMDANGVKLKLSPFDMARFDFNARLLGVARAASDNDQQTLAIRLLGLMASSSDILFDLQERALRYRGRVPDLLKKEIEKYTELVQADDSIDWIALLTLAGCYERLGNFPAGYAIYTYGVTSVPKSPHRPMMLFGSMRTALATEQQDLSKALGEQFRKEFPQHEFAGNVNTLLLENVFFSKQYDQAIELAGNIRKPLAPDSKDRDLTDFVIGASLFNLGRTEEAQKELASHAERFPQSKFKEAARYFEASSLVRLKKWAEAGPKLDAFNKDFPESEYIGFALLDRATVHFQLGEYQKCLDTVADLEKRRPSLPDLDRALAMRGDSHLMLNANDKAEAAYLKARELGEAAQGDSHKAIVGRVLVQLVRVANALNKPKDVIKYYDDYITKYSGGFYDAEVIVGSMEPLKEVKRGKEALDALEKVIVRLGSGDTGTGIEEAIGSYTQNYLDIVGPEQLLERLTNFVPKDGARINNTLRAWLNMARIDLLENDSYKDKFPKRAAQIQVAYEELQKFDKSELASYILVKVGRDMVDRGKDKEALEWFKAVMDRGQSEHYPLALMGKARVLAKAGEAGSFQEAVAAFDQVIRELKDKPEYVEEAMIDKSRIYYNRKQWQQAADTLVAMTKDTRFTRTRAEVFYRLGQCYENLNDTDKALEAYTPFVGPPLENVVQYSAEARLRAAEIQMKKGNDDKAFRLIKDTVSRMYKLTSHEVAGPFVIKAKEYYKTLRKKLNVPEHPDEGLWGVRE, from the coding sequence ATGAAGTTTGCTGTTCTCCGTTCGCTGTTCGCGGTTCTGGCCGTTGTGACGGTGTTTTGTCCGCAGGCATCCGCCCAGGACGACGACTTGAACATCCAGACGTTGTTTGAAAAAGCCGGCAGCCTGATGGAAGAGAGCAACTGGGAGGGTGCGCTGGTGCCGCTGGAGCGCATCATGAAGGAATACGGCCCCAGCGGCTACACCGACTTCGGCCCGGCCTTTGGTGTGATGCATTACCGCTACGGCTTCTGTTTGAAGAATCTGAAGCGACTCGATGACGCTCTCAAAGCCTACGAGGCCTGCTACACGCAGGGAAAGAACGCCAAGGACACGCCGAAGGACAAGCTGAATCCGGTGTGGGAGCTGTCGCTGCTGGAAATGGGCATCATCAAGCAGGCGCAAGGCAAGTATGCCGAGGCGATCAAGGACTACGAAGCCTTCGCCCGCCAGCCCGCACCCGCCGGGACTTATGATGACGGGGCGTTTCGCGTGCAGGTGGCCTCCTGCTACTCCAAGGCGGGCATGCCGGACAAGGCCAAAGCCCTGCTCGATCAGCTCATCAGCGGCGCGGGTGGTGTGACACCGAAGGCGGAAGGTGTGTTTCGTGCGTTCCTTTCGCTGCTGGACAGTTGGACCGCGAAGGATGCGGCGAACCATGCGGAGACGGAAAAGGCCGCACATGCCTTCATGGACGCGAACGGGGTCAAATTGAAGCTCTCGCCTTTCGACATGGCGCGCTTTGACTTCAACGCCCGTCTGCTCGGAGTGGCCCGAGCGGCTTCGGACAACGATCAGCAGACGCTCGCCATCCGTCTCCTCGGCCTCATGGCCAGCAGCAGTGACATCTTGTTCGATCTGCAAGAACGCGCGCTGCGCTATCGCGGCCGGGTACCGGATCTCTTGAAGAAAGAGATCGAAAAATACACCGAACTCGTGCAGGCCGATGACAGCATCGACTGGATCGCGCTGCTCACCCTGGCCGGCTGTTACGAGCGCCTGGGCAATTTTCCCGCCGGTTACGCCATCTACACGTATGGCGTCACTAGCGTGCCGAAAAGCCCTCATCGTCCGATGATGTTGTTTGGCTCGATGCGCACCGCGCTGGCCACCGAGCAGCAGGATCTGTCCAAGGCTCTCGGCGAACAGTTTCGTAAGGAATTCCCGCAGCATGAGTTCGCCGGCAATGTGAACACGCTGCTGCTGGAGAACGTGTTCTTCTCCAAGCAGTATGATCAGGCCATCGAACTGGCCGGAAACATCCGCAAACCGCTCGCGCCTGATTCCAAGGATCGTGATCTCACCGATTTCGTGATCGGTGCCTCGTTGTTCAATCTGGGCCGCACCGAGGAGGCGCAGAAGGAACTGGCATCGCACGCGGAACGCTTCCCGCAGAGCAAGTTCAAGGAGGCCGCGCGCTACTTTGAAGCCTCCAGCCTTGTGCGTCTGAAGAAGTGGGCCGAAGCAGGCCCGAAGCTCGATGCATTCAACAAAGACTTCCCGGAATCGGAGTACATCGGCTTCGCGCTGCTGGATCGCGCCACCGTGCACTTCCAGCTTGGCGAATACCAGAAGTGCCTCGACACCGTCGCCGATCTCGAAAAACGTCGTCCCAGCCTGCCGGATCTCGATCGTGCGCTGGCGATGCGTGGCGACTCGCATCTGATGCTCAACGCGAATGACAAAGCCGAGGCGGCTTATTTGAAAGCACGCGAACTCGGTGAGGCAGCGCAGGGAGATTCGCACAAGGCCATCGTGGGCCGTGTGCTTGTCCAGCTCGTGCGTGTGGCGAACGCGCTTAACAAGCCGAAGGATGTCATCAAATATTACGACGATTACATCACGAAGTACAGTGGCGGCTTTTATGACGCCGAAGTCATCGTGGGATCGATGGAGCCCCTGAAGGAGGTCAAGCGCGGCAAGGAGGCGCTGGATGCGCTGGAAAAAGTGATTGTGCGGCTCGGCAGTGGCGACACGGGCACTGGGATCGAGGAGGCGATCGGCTCTTACACACAGAACTACCTCGACATCGTCGGGCCTGAGCAGTTGCTGGAGCGGCTGACGAACTTTGTGCCGAAGGACGGTGCCAGGATCAACAACACGCTGCGTGCCTGGCTGAACATGGCGCGGATCGACCTGCTGGAGAACGACAGCTACAAGGACAAATTCCCCAAGCGTGCCGCCCAGATCCAGGTGGCCTACGAGGAACTGCAGAAGTTCGACAAGAGCGAGCTGGCCTCCTACATCCTCGTCAAGGTCGGGCGCGACATGGTGGATCGTGGCAAGGACAAGGAGGCGCTGGAGTGGTTCAAGGCGGTCATGGACCGTGGCCAGTCGGAGCACTATCCGCTCGCCCTCATGGGCAAGGCGCGTGTTTTGGCGAAGGCGGGCGAGGCCGGCAGCTTCCAGGAGGCCGTGGCCGCATTTGATCAGGTCATCCGCGAACTCAAAGACAAGCCAGAATACGTCGAGGAGGCGATGATCGACAAGTCGCGCATTTATTACAACCGCAAGCAGTGGCAGCAGGCTGCGGACACACTGGTGGCAATGACGAAGGACACCCGCTTCACCCGCACACGGGCCGAGGTGTTCTACCGTCTGGGCCAGTGCTACGAGAACCTGAACGACACCGACAAGGCGCTGGAGGCCTACACGCCCTTCGTCGGTCCGCCGCTGGAAAACGTGGTGCAGTATTCCGCCGAGGCGCGCCTGCGTGCCGCCGAGATTCAAATGAAGAAGGGCAACGACGACAAGGCCTTCCGTCTCATCAAGGACACCGTTTCGCGCATGTACAAACTCACCAGCCATGAGGTTGCCGGGCCGTTCGTCATCAAGGCCAAAGAGTACTACAAAACGCTGCGCAAGAAGCTCAACGTCCCCGAGCATCCCGACGAGGGCCTGTGGGGCGTGCGTGAATGA
- a CDS encoding biopolymer transporter ExbD, translating into MAKKKRFVADQVEDPSLDISSLIDVSFLLLIYFLVTSTLEPRESDLSMEMPTDSGKASSIQIDPLKIRLTAAGQVTIADQVMADDGQMESELDRYKQLTDATNKKPLVIVSSDDEAKQQRFIDLMNALAKVGITTITLSGFEKGK; encoded by the coding sequence ATGGCAAAGAAGAAACGCTTCGTAGCAGATCAGGTGGAGGATCCTTCGCTGGACATCTCCTCCCTGATCGACGTGAGCTTCCTGCTGCTGATCTATTTCCTCGTCACTTCGACGCTGGAGCCGCGTGAGTCCGACCTGAGCATGGAAATGCCCACCGACAGCGGCAAGGCCAGCAGCATCCAGATTGACCCGCTCAAAATCCGCCTCACCGCCGCAGGCCAGGTCACCATTGCTGATCAGGTCATGGCGGACGATGGCCAGATGGAGTCCGAGCTGGACCGCTACAAGCAGCTCACCGACGCCACGAACAAGAAGCCGCTGGTCATCGTCAGTTCCGATGACGAGGCCAAACAGCAGCGCTTCATCGACCTCATGAACGCGCTGGCGAAGGTCGGCATCACCACGATCACACTCTCTGGATTCGAGAAAGGGAAGTAG
- a CDS encoding MotA/TolQ/ExbB proton channel family protein: protein MSHFTSTLIKRHRGLAFVLIALALAFVLTPDLLAQATDAAADTPPPKTWWQKWIGDGGVWMTPLGLCSVLALTYTVLCTMTMTKAKFTPAILKTQLLDLMHQCRVRSAIEVAAQSPTFLGRMMTVALPHFDATKGETLGREEVESAMADFAGSEMRPYQKWIGNFSVLAQISPMLGLFGTVVGMVGAFEILAQTGGAEPSKLAGDISVALLTTFAGLFVAIPSLALFYFFKNRLNDMVGESVAVANELLDACVNSAHGESKAAKIPEGIAL from the coding sequence ATGAGCCACTTCACATCCACCCTGATTAAACGCCATCGCGGCCTCGCCTTCGTTTTGATCGCGCTTGCGCTGGCCTTCGTGCTGACGCCCGATCTGCTGGCCCAGGCCACGGACGCCGCAGCCGATACACCGCCGCCAAAAACGTGGTGGCAGAAGTGGATTGGGGATGGCGGTGTGTGGATGACACCGCTGGGCCTGTGCTCGGTGCTGGCGCTGACTTATACCGTGCTGTGCACGATGACGATGACGAAGGCGAAGTTCACGCCCGCGATCCTCAAGACGCAGCTCCTCGACCTGATGCACCAGTGCCGCGTGCGCAGCGCCATCGAAGTGGCGGCGCAAAGCCCGACCTTCCTTGGACGCATGATGACCGTGGCGCTGCCACATTTCGACGCGACCAAGGGCGAGACCCTGGGCCGTGAGGAGGTGGAGAGCGCGATGGCAGACTTTGCGGGCAGTGAAATGCGGCCGTATCAAAAGTGGATCGGCAATTTCTCAGTGCTGGCGCAGATTTCGCCCATGCTGGGGCTGTTCGGCACGGTGGTCGGCATGGTGGGTGCGTTTGAAATCCTCGCACAAACCGGTGGTGCTGAGCCTTCCAAGCTGGCGGGCGATATTTCGGTGGCGCTGCTGACGACCTTCGCCGGCCTGTTCGTCGCCATTCCCAGCCTCGCCCTGTTTTACTTCTTTAAGAACCGCCTTAATGACATGGTGGGCGAATCAGTCGCGGTGGCCAACGAACTGCTCGACGCTTGCGTAAACTCGGCTCATGGCGAGTCGAAAGCGGCCAAAATCCCCGAAGGCATCGCTCTCTGA
- a CDS encoding ABC transporter ATP-binding protein yields MLEIDNLEVSYGSIKALHGISLKVPEKSIVTLIGANGAGKSTTLRAISGLVKSSGGTVRYAGEDITNLPAHGIVARGLCHVPEGRMVFANLTVEENLRMGAYLRNDKAGIAADIEYVFTVFPRLKERISQQAGTLSGGEQQMLAIARALMSKPKCLMLDEPSLGIAPMLVRAIFEQIVAINKERGLTILLVEQNANLALKISSYGYVLETGQVLLQDTAEALQENPQVREAYLGD; encoded by the coding sequence ATGCTTGAGATCGATAATCTGGAGGTTTCCTATGGATCCATCAAAGCTCTGCATGGCATTTCACTGAAGGTGCCGGAAAAGAGCATTGTCACGCTCATTGGCGCGAACGGTGCGGGCAAGTCCACCACGTTGCGTGCGATCTCCGGCCTCGTGAAGTCCTCTGGCGGCACGGTGCGCTATGCGGGGGAGGACATCACCAATCTGCCTGCTCACGGTATTGTCGCTCGTGGTCTCTGCCATGTGCCGGAGGGGCGCATGGTCTTTGCGAATCTCACGGTGGAGGAAAATCTCCGCATGGGCGCTTACCTGCGCAACGACAAGGCGGGCATCGCCGCCGACATCGAATATGTATTCACGGTGTTTCCACGTCTTAAAGAGCGCATCAGCCAGCAGGCGGGCACGCTTTCCGGCGGAGAGCAGCAGATGCTCGCCATCGCCCGCGCTTTGATGAGCAAGCCCAAATGTTTGATGCTCGATGAACCGTCGCTTGGCATCGCGCCCATGCTGGTGCGCGCGATCTTTGAGCAGATCGTCGCCATCAACAAAGAACGCGGCCTGACCATTCTGCTAGTGGAGCAGAATGCGAACCTGGCGCTGAAAATCTCGAGTTACGGCTACGTGCTGGAAACCGGGCAAGTGCTGCTGCAGGACACCGCTGAGGCTTTGCAGGAGAACCCGCAGGTGCGCGAGGCCTATCTCGGCGACTGA
- a CDS encoding FtsX-like permease family protein, whose amino-acid sequence MKLKDYVLQSARHYWRGHLGLLFGTFLAATILTGSLLVGDSVRASLRRVAALRLGQIEGGVLGGDRWFTESLARKTKTVPMIIATGSASATNGKVRVNGAQVLGVDEGFWKLSTSGTVIAFDKTSVAVNEALARKLGVKVGDTVLVRLERPSAISRDAPLSGSTNEDVSLRRTVAAIVRAEDFGAFQLTASQIPPDSVFVNLADLQNQLEMDGRVNALLSPQFTALRAQFEEQRTLADFALQLKRVAGETKEWEISTSRVFLDRSVADKLFEFKGTRGVLTYLVNGITSAKGGTPYSMITGVGRGKDDEITITQWLADDQKLAVGDELEVKYFVVGLGRELKQQSAKFRVAGILPMDHPLVTKAWTPDFPGVSDVDNCRDWEPGIPMDMKAIRDKDEDYWDEFKGTPKGFITLAAAQKLWANRFGNLTAIRMPDEGQTAEAKANVLALRLNLSDIGLTPRNFKGEAGAAAQGSVDFGGLFIGLSLFLIVAALVFAALLFLFTLERRASQIGLLMAVGWTRGMVRRVWLMEAGVIGIAGVLLGVIGGMGYTQSALHGLSAVWSGATQGLPLVFSASFGTIFNAALGTLVVVVLTLWWASRKLFKVKTRDLLAGSWSEDSSPALKKPKTKSGLILTGIALLMMTAAFFMKNPEAVAGMFFGSGMLLMIAGLIYLRSWMRRDSGVLARSLWQIGSRNISRRPSRSLAVIGMMAGGIFLVVAVNAFRMSAGDETLRSSGTGGFALIGESSLPVYEDLNVKTGWEAFGLDEKIMPQARVVPFRVREGDDASCLNLNRAQKPLLVGVDPAKMAGSFAFASGSWENLADSSFVPAIADQATAMWGLGKGVGDTLDYQDSSGNTFQVKIVGLLAGSVLQGKMIISEQAFLAKYPDAAGYRFFLVDAKPEQAAEIAAHLTRQLEQRGLALEPAKQRLEVFLSVQNTYIGIFTVLGGLGVLLGTAGIGVLIARHVLERRGELGLMQALGFQAGSLRTMILGEHSVLLVLGVLLGVITASLAVIPQLIGSGGELPVAFLGKLIAAVLVFGLVVCVVAVSTAVRGRLTEAIRRE is encoded by the coding sequence ATGAAGCTGAAGGATTACGTGCTGCAGTCGGCACGCCACTACTGGCGTGGCCATCTGGGCCTGTTGTTCGGCACATTTCTGGCCGCCACGATTCTGACCGGCTCGCTGCTGGTCGGTGATTCGGTACGCGCGAGCCTGCGCCGCGTGGCAGCGTTGCGGCTGGGACAAATTGAAGGCGGTGTGCTTGGAGGTGACCGCTGGTTCACGGAGAGTCTGGCCCGCAAAACGAAAACCGTGCCCATGATCATCGCCACCGGCTCAGCCAGCGCCACAAACGGCAAGGTGCGTGTGAACGGCGCGCAGGTGCTCGGTGTGGACGAGGGCTTCTGGAAGCTCAGCACGAGCGGCACAGTCATCGCCTTCGACAAAACAAGCGTGGCCGTCAACGAAGCTCTGGCACGCAAGCTCGGTGTGAAGGTGGGCGACACCGTGCTCGTGCGCTTGGAGCGTCCCAGCGCCATTTCCCGTGATGCACCGCTCTCCGGCAGCACGAACGAGGATGTCTCGCTGCGGCGCACGGTGGCGGCCATTGTGAGAGCCGAAGATTTCGGAGCGTTTCAGCTCACGGCCTCGCAGATTCCACCGGACTCGGTGTTTGTGAATCTGGCGGACCTGCAAAACCAACTGGAGATGGACGGACGCGTGAACGCCCTGCTCAGCCCGCAGTTCACCGCACTGCGCGCGCAGTTTGAGGAGCAGCGCACGCTCGCAGACTTCGCCCTTCAGCTCAAACGCGTGGCCGGTGAGACGAAAGAGTGGGAAATCAGCACCAGCCGCGTGTTTCTGGACCGCAGCGTGGCGGACAAGCTGTTTGAGTTCAAGGGCACGCGGGGAGTTCTGACCTACCTCGTCAACGGCATCACCTCGGCCAAAGGCGGCACACCCTATTCGATGATCACGGGTGTCGGACGCGGCAAGGATGATGAGATCACCATCACCCAATGGCTCGCGGACGATCAGAAACTCGCGGTGGGCGATGAACTGGAAGTAAAATACTTCGTGGTCGGTCTGGGGCGCGAATTGAAACAGCAGTCGGCGAAATTCAGGGTGGCAGGCATACTGCCGATGGATCATCCGCTGGTCACAAAGGCATGGACGCCCGACTTTCCCGGCGTTTCCGACGTGGACAACTGCCGCGACTGGGAACCAGGCATCCCGATGGACATGAAGGCCATCCGCGACAAGGACGAGGACTACTGGGACGAATTCAAAGGTACACCCAAGGGGTTCATCACGCTCGCGGCCGCTCAGAAGCTCTGGGCAAACCGTTTCGGCAATCTCACCGCCATCCGCATGCCTGATGAGGGCCAGACCGCGGAGGCCAAGGCCAATGTGCTCGCCTTGCGGCTGAACTTGTCCGACATCGGCCTCACACCACGAAACTTCAAGGGCGAGGCCGGTGCCGCAGCTCAAGGCAGCGTGGATTTCGGCGGGCTGTTCATCGGCCTGAGTTTGTTTTTGATCGTGGCGGCGCTCGTGTTCGCCGCGCTGCTGTTTTTGTTCACGCTGGAGCGGCGAGCCTCACAGATCGGCCTGCTGATGGCCGTGGGCTGGACGCGCGGCATGGTGCGGCGCGTGTGGTTGATGGAGGCGGGCGTGATCGGCATCGCGGGTGTTCTGCTCGGCGTGATTGGCGGCATGGGCTACACGCAGTCGGCATTGCACGGCCTCTCAGCCGTGTGGTCTGGCGCCACCCAGGGTTTGCCGTTGGTGTTCAGCGCTTCGTTCGGGACGATTTTCAACGCGGCATTGGGAACACTCGTGGTGGTGGTGCTCACCTTGTGGTGGGCCAGCCGGAAGCTCTTCAAGGTTAAGACGCGCGACCTGCTGGCGGGATCGTGGAGCGAGGACTCATCCCCTGCCCTCAAGAAACCGAAGACGAAGAGCGGGCTGATCCTGACAGGCATCGCGCTACTAATGATGACCGCGGCCTTTTTCATGAAGAACCCGGAAGCGGTGGCCGGCATGTTTTTTGGCTCCGGCATGCTGCTCATGATTGCAGGTTTGATTTATCTGCGCAGCTGGATGCGGCGTGACAGCGGTGTGCTCGCACGCTCGCTCTGGCAGATCGGCTCGCGCAACATCTCGCGCCGTCCTTCCCGCAGCCTCGCGGTGATCGGCATGATGGCAGGCGGCATCTTCCTCGTGGTGGCCGTGAACGCCTTCCGCATGAGCGCGGGCGATGAAACACTGCGCAGCTCCGGCACGGGCGGCTTTGCGCTCATCGGTGAGTCGTCGCTGCCCGTTTACGAGGATCTGAATGTGAAGACCGGCTGGGAAGCCTTTGGCCTGGATGAAAAAATCATGCCGCAGGCCCGCGTGGTGCCGTTTCGCGTGCGCGAAGGCGATGATGCGAGCTGTTTGAACCTGAACCGCGCACAGAAGCCGCTGCTGGTGGGCGTTGATCCGGCAAAGATGGCCGGTTCGTTCGCCTTCGCCTCGGGTTCGTGGGAAAATCTGGCCGATTCATCCTTCGTCCCCGCCATCGCTGATCAAGCAACGGCCATGTGGGGACTCGGCAAAGGCGTGGGCGACACGCTCGACTATCAGGATTCGAGCGGGAACACGTTCCAGGTCAAAATCGTCGGCCTCCTCGCCGGCTCGGTGTTGCAAGGCAAGATGATCATCAGCGAGCAGGCGTTCCTGGCCAAGTATCCTGATGCTGCGGGCTACCGCTTCTTCCTGGTCGATGCAAAGCCGGAACAGGCCGCCGAAATCGCCGCGCATCTCACACGGCAGCTTGAGCAGCGTGGTCTGGCGCTGGAACCTGCGAAGCAAAGGCTGGAGGTGTTCCTGAGCGTGCAGAACACCTACATTGGCATCTTCACGGTGCTGGGTGGTTTGGGTGTGTTGCTCGGCACGGCAGGCATCGGCGTGCTCATTGCCCGTCATGTGCTGGAACGACGCGGCGAGCTCGGACTCATGCAGGCGCTTGGATTTCAGGCGGGATCACTGCGCACGATGATTTTGGGCGAACACAGCGTGTTGCTGGTACTCGGCGTGCTGCTCGGCGTCATCACCGCCTCCCTCGCAGTGATTCCACAGTTGATTGGCAGCGGTGGCGAACTGCCGGTGGCCTTTCTGGGCAAACTGATCGCCGCCGTGCTCGTTTTCGGCCTCGTGGTGTGTGTGGTCGCGGTTTCGACCGCCGTGCGTGGGCGGCTCACCGAGGCGATCCGGCGCGAGTAA
- a CDS encoding biopolymer transporter ExbD, protein MKKKLTSIKGLEEECKMDSSSMIDMVFQLILFFMVSSRMLTNQIDPRVELPVAGNARPPEEAAGRIVVHVYDNGTFGKDNKEPLSDMAAVTEYVTQRKEKIDAGVTPKVLLRGDKRSIVKFSKQVVKASGDAGVNTIIFSAFPAAKKG, encoded by the coding sequence ATGAAAAAAAAGCTGACCAGCATCAAAGGCCTTGAGGAGGAGTGTAAAATGGACTCCTCGTCGATGATCGACATGGTGTTCCAGCTCATCCTGTTCTTCATGGTCAGCTCTCGCATGCTGACCAACCAGATCGACCCGCGTGTCGAGCTGCCGGTGGCCGGGAACGCCCGCCCGCCGGAGGAGGCCGCCGGGCGCATCGTCGTCCACGTCTATGACAACGGCACCTTCGGCAAGGACAACAAGGAACCGCTGTCGGACATGGCCGCCGTCACCGAGTATGTGACGCAGCGCAAGGAGAAGATTGATGCCGGCGTGACGCCGAAAGTTCTGCTGCGCGGCGACAAGCGCAGCATCGTGAAATTTTCCAAGCAAGTCGTGAAGGCTTCGGGCGACGCCGGGGTCAACACTATCATCTTCAGCGCCTTCCCGGCGGCGAAAAAAGGCTAG